Proteins encoded in a region of the Nonomuraea helvata genome:
- a CDS encoding lysophospholipid acyltransferase family protein, whose amino-acid sequence MFYWVVKAILSPFLLAMFRPWTEGADNVPKQGPAILAGNHLSFADHFFGPLQIRRKVISLGKADYFTGRGIKGFFTRLFFSGVGTVPIDRSGGKASEAALRTGLRILREGHILGIYPEGTRSPDGRLYKGKTGVARLALESRAPVIPWAMVNTYEMMPPGRPLPKLGIRPGVKFGKPLDFSRYYGMEDDRLVLRAVTDEIMYALMELSGQEYVDKYAASARVEMERAARAAAAKS is encoded by the coding sequence GTGTTCTACTGGGTGGTCAAGGCCATCTTGAGTCCGTTCCTCCTCGCCATGTTCCGGCCGTGGACGGAGGGCGCGGACAACGTGCCCAAACAGGGGCCCGCGATCCTGGCCGGCAACCATCTGTCGTTCGCCGACCACTTCTTCGGGCCGTTGCAGATCCGTCGCAAGGTCATCTCGCTCGGCAAGGCCGACTACTTCACCGGGCGCGGCATCAAGGGCTTCTTCACCCGCCTGTTCTTCAGCGGGGTCGGCACCGTGCCGATCGACCGCTCGGGTGGCAAGGCCAGTGAGGCGGCGCTCCGCACCGGCCTGCGCATCCTGCGCGAGGGCCACATCCTGGGCATCTACCCCGAGGGCACCCGCTCGCCCGACGGGCGGCTCTACAAGGGCAAGACCGGCGTGGCCAGGCTCGCCCTGGAGTCACGGGCGCCGGTCATCCCGTGGGCGATGGTCAACACGTACGAGATGATGCCGCCGGGGCGGCCGCTGCCCAAGCTCGGCATCCGGCCCGGCGTCAAGTTCGGCAAGCCGCTCGACTTCTCCCGCTACTACGGGATGGAGGACGACCGGCTGGTGCTGCGCGCCGTGACCGACGAGATCATGTACGCGCTGATGGAGCTGTCCGGCCAGGAATACGTCGACAAGTACGCCGCCAGCGCGCGGGTCGAGATGGAGCGCGCCGCGCGCGCCGCCGCCGCCAAGAGCTGA
- a CDS encoding helix-turn-helix domain-containing protein produces the protein MSDTWTIGELAEHAARALRGGAAPANGRVRDVPGERLIRWYTTIGLVDPPLTRRGRIAQYGRRHLLQLVAVKRLQAAGHSIAQIQAALTGATDRMLETTADLASTSGSPDGPSPSSPGLATALEPGTIPRPAAAWSPDTTSRVDGAPLMDGMSRTDGAPRTDAAPRADGAPPADVAPAPTGAAHPRDGAVRAGGEHTRGRFWADRPGQAAARAPMTAGHEAAHEGSAAPMVTGVRLADGVRLVLDAGRVPSEEDVQAVLAAAAPLLAVLEERELT, from the coding sequence ATGAGCGACACCTGGACCATCGGCGAACTGGCCGAGCACGCGGCGCGCGCCCTGCGCGGCGGCGCGGCGCCCGCCAACGGCCGGGTCCGCGACGTGCCCGGTGAACGGCTGATCAGGTGGTACACGACGATCGGCCTGGTGGACCCGCCTCTGACCAGGCGCGGCAGGATCGCCCAGTACGGCCGGAGACACCTGCTGCAGCTCGTGGCCGTCAAGCGCCTGCAGGCGGCCGGCCACTCGATCGCCCAGATCCAAGCAGCGCTGACCGGCGCCACGGATCGCATGCTGGAGACCACGGCCGATCTGGCGTCCACCTCCGGGTCACCGGACGGGCCCTCCCCCTCCAGCCCGGGCCTCGCCACCGCCCTCGAGCCGGGCACCATCCCGAGACCGGCCGCCGCTTGGAGCCCGGACACGACGTCACGGGTGGACGGGGCACCACTGATGGACGGGATGTCTCGGACGGACGGGGCACCTCGGACGGACGCGGCCCCACGAGCAGATGGGGCCCCACCAGCCGACGTGGCACCGGCCCCCACCGGCGCCGCGCACCCCCGGGACGGCGCCGTTCGGGCCGGTGGGGAGCACACCAGGGGGCGGTTCTGGGCTGATCGTCCCGGGCAGGCGGCCGCACGGGCCCCCATGACGGCCGGGCATGAGGCGGCTCACGAGGGAAGCGCTGCCCCGATGGTCACAGGGGTCAGGCTGGCGGACGGGGTACGGCTCGTGCTGGACGCGGGCCGGGTCCCCTCCGAGGAGGACGTCCAGGCGGTGCTTGCGGCGGCGGCGCCGCTGCTCGCGGTGCTCGAAGAGAGGGAGCTCACATGA
- a CDS encoding VIT domain-containing protein yields MNITSLEPARCLPVPDAGFGALRTERGNLPLESVDVAADISGLIAGVEVTQGFRNPFDVTLEATYVFPLPDRAAVTGFRMEADDRVVEGVLKERAQARADYDQALREGRRAAIAEEDRPDVFTIRVGNILPGERVSVRLTMSQPLPYEDGAAMFRFPLVVAPRYIPGSPIDGPPAGDGAAPDTDAVPDASRISPPVLLPGFPDPVRLSLRATVDAAGLELRELASSLHVVEEEGHTVRLRPGERLDRDFILRLSFDASTSLQLDGRGTFALTVVPPPLQSTRTPRDLVLVLDRSGSMGGWKMVTARRAAARIVDTLTEQDRFAVLTFDSVVEEAFEGLVEASDRNRYRAVEHLARVDARGGTELLEPLRRAIALLGARGERERVVVLVTDGQVGNEDQILEQVGGALSAMRVHTVGIDRAVNAGFLGRLAGLGAGRCELVESEDRLDTAMEQIHRRIGAPLVTDLSLKGLDVEPDTVTHLGSIFPGVPLRVYGRCREGSSLTVRGMAADGPWEEQVAGVTVDNPAIRAVWARAHLRELEDRYAMGEHDLEPRIVRTSLEHGVLCRFTAYVAIDTRQVAEGAPEHRVIQPVEPPSGWEPPQAPPMMGFTAHAAVMAAPRMGAQRMRLPQPGLGDLDQGLMAGGPAGSAEGFGVSPMPGQPPAPSAPGGAVRGPGWARSPKSAPRPAQPLDAVRPQLVAELDRLKALPVADLLYLADLGSRLAALAAYLGGNEQLAALARELESAERPGADAQTLHDRAVEVLTALVGGEPGSGRRGPFWKRT; encoded by the coding sequence ATGAACATCACTTCGCTGGAGCCCGCACGGTGCCTGCCGGTGCCCGACGCCGGGTTCGGCGCGCTGCGGACGGAACGCGGCAACCTGCCGCTGGAGAGCGTGGACGTGGCCGCCGACATCTCCGGGCTCATCGCCGGGGTCGAGGTCACGCAGGGGTTCAGGAACCCGTTCGACGTCACGCTCGAGGCCACGTACGTCTTCCCGCTGCCCGACCGGGCGGCCGTCACCGGGTTCAGGATGGAGGCCGACGACCGGGTCGTCGAGGGCGTGCTGAAGGAGCGCGCCCAGGCCAGGGCCGACTACGACCAGGCGCTGCGCGAGGGCAGGCGGGCGGCGATCGCCGAGGAGGACCGGCCCGACGTGTTCACGATCAGGGTGGGCAACATCCTGCCCGGCGAGCGCGTCTCGGTCAGGCTGACCATGAGCCAGCCGCTGCCGTACGAGGACGGAGCGGCCATGTTCCGCTTCCCGCTGGTCGTGGCCCCGCGCTACATCCCGGGCAGTCCCATCGACGGCCCGCCCGCGGGCGACGGCGCCGCGCCCGACACCGACGCGGTGCCCGACGCGTCCAGGATCAGCCCGCCCGTCCTGCTGCCCGGCTTCCCCGATCCCGTGCGCCTGTCGCTGCGCGCGACCGTGGACGCGGCCGGGCTGGAGCTGCGCGAGCTGGCCTCCAGCCTGCACGTGGTCGAGGAGGAGGGCCACACGGTACGGCTGCGCCCGGGCGAGCGCCTCGACCGCGACTTCATCCTGCGGCTGTCGTTCGACGCGTCCACGTCGCTGCAGCTGGACGGGCGCGGGACGTTCGCGCTCACCGTCGTGCCGCCCCCGCTTCAGTCCACGCGCACGCCGCGCGACCTGGTGCTGGTCCTCGACCGTTCGGGCAGCATGGGCGGCTGGAAGATGGTCACCGCGCGCAGGGCCGCCGCCCGCATCGTCGACACGCTGACCGAGCAGGACAGGTTCGCGGTGCTGACGTTCGACTCCGTGGTGGAGGAGGCGTTCGAGGGGCTGGTGGAGGCGTCGGACCGCAACCGGTACCGCGCCGTCGAGCACCTCGCCCGCGTGGACGCCCGGGGCGGCACCGAGCTGCTGGAGCCGCTGCGCCGGGCCATCGCGCTCCTGGGCGCCCGGGGCGAACGCGAGCGCGTCGTGGTGCTGGTCACCGACGGCCAGGTGGGCAACGAGGACCAGATCCTGGAGCAGGTCGGCGGCGCGCTGTCGGCCATGCGCGTGCACACGGTCGGCATCGACCGCGCCGTGAACGCCGGCTTCCTCGGCCGCCTCGCCGGGCTCGGCGCGGGCCGCTGCGAGCTGGTCGAGTCGGAGGACCGGCTCGACACCGCCATGGAGCAGATCCACCGCAGGATCGGCGCTCCCCTGGTGACCGACCTCTCGCTCAAGGGCCTCGACGTCGAACCCGACACGGTCACCCACCTCGGGTCGATCTTCCCCGGGGTGCCGCTGCGCGTGTACGGGCGCTGTCGCGAGGGCTCCTCGCTGACCGTACGCGGGATGGCCGCGGACGGTCCGTGGGAGGAGCAGGTCGCGGGCGTGACGGTGGACAATCCGGCCATCCGCGCCGTCTGGGCCCGCGCGCACCTGCGCGAGCTCGAGGACCGGTACGCCATGGGCGAGCACGACCTGGAGCCGAGGATCGTACGGACCTCGCTCGAGCACGGCGTGCTCTGCCGTTTCACCGCGTACGTGGCGATCGACACCAGGCAGGTCGCCGAGGGCGCTCCGGAACACCGCGTCATCCAGCCGGTCGAACCGCCGAGCGGGTGGGAACCGCCGCAGGCCCCGCCGATGATGGGCTTCACGGCGCACGCGGCGGTGATGGCCGCCCCGCGGATGGGCGCCCAGCGGATGCGGCTCCCACAGCCGGGCCTCGGCGACCTGGATCAGGGGCTCATGGCCGGCGGCCCGGCCGGCTCCGCCGAGGGCTTCGGCGTCTCCCCGATGCCGGGACAGCCGCCCGCGCCCTCCGCGCCGGGTGGTGCGGTGCGCGGCCCAGGGTGGGCCCGGTCGCCGAAGTCCGCGCCGCGGCCCGCGCAGCCGCTGGATGCGGTCAGGCCGCAACTGGTGGCCGAGCTCGACCGGCTGAAGGCGCTGCCCGTGGCCGACCTGCTGTACCTGGCGGACCTCGGGTCGCGGCTGGCGGCGCTGGCGGCCTACCTCGGGGGCAACGAGCAGCTGGCGGCGCTGGCCCGCGAGCTGGAGTCCGCCGAGCGGCCGGGCGCCGACGCCCAGACCCTGCACGACCGGGCCGTGGAGGTCCTCACGGCCCTCGTGGGCGGCGAACCCGGCTCAGGCCGTCGCGGCCCCTTCTGGAAGCGCACGTAG
- a CDS encoding alkaline phosphatase PhoX: MSHKTLLRTGPLWRGGTSPYGPLGLPGADGLALPSGFTGRVVARSGQKVAGLTWHAAPDGGACFPDGAGWIYVSNSELPLLGGASALRFRPDGTVGDAYRILSGTDLNCAGGATPWHTWLSCELGDRGRVFECDPYGARAARPRLAMGRFRHEAAACDPERRVIYMTEDEPDGCFYRFRPGDWGDLTEGTLEVLCSEGRWQAVPSPAALVTAARHQVEDARHFDGGDGCHYAGGVCYFTTKGDTGLWAYDAQTSTLDRLCEGVRAITAAPSGDLYVARETTEIDVITPDRAVTPFLRLEGRTGAELTGLAFSPGGERLYFSARRGRTEGHTFEVAGPFRA; this comes from the coding sequence ATGTCCCACAAGACTCTCCTCCGCACGGGCCCGCTCTGGCGGGGCGGCACCAGCCCGTACGGTCCGCTCGGCCTGCCGGGCGCCGACGGCCTCGCGCTGCCCTCCGGATTCACCGGCAGGGTGGTGGCCCGTTCGGGCCAGAAGGTCGCCGGGCTGACCTGGCACGCCGCTCCCGACGGCGGCGCCTGCTTCCCCGACGGCGCCGGCTGGATCTACGTGTCCAACTCCGAGCTCCCGCTGCTCGGCGGCGCCTCGGCGCTGCGCTTCCGCCCCGACGGCACCGTCGGCGACGCGTACCGCATCCTGTCGGGCACCGACCTCAACTGCGCGGGCGGCGCCACGCCGTGGCACACCTGGCTGTCGTGCGAGCTCGGCGACCGCGGCCGCGTCTTCGAGTGCGACCCCTACGGCGCGCGGGCCGCGCGTCCCCGCCTGGCGATGGGCCGCTTCAGGCACGAGGCCGCCGCCTGCGACCCGGAGCGGCGCGTGATCTACATGACCGAGGACGAGCCCGACGGCTGCTTCTACCGGTTCAGGCCCGGCGACTGGGGCGACCTGACGGAGGGCACGCTCGAGGTCCTGTGCTCGGAGGGCCGCTGGCAGGCGGTGCCGTCACCGGCGGCCCTGGTCACGGCGGCCCGCCACCAGGTCGAGGACGCCCGCCACTTCGACGGCGGCGACGGTTGCCACTACGCGGGCGGCGTGTGCTACTTCACCACCAAGGGTGACACGGGCCTGTGGGCCTACGACGCGCAGACCTCCACGCTCGACCGGCTCTGCGAGGGCGTGCGCGCCATCACCGCCGCTCCCTCGGGCGACCTGTACGTGGCCAGGGAGACGACGGAGATCGATGTCATCACCCCCGACCGCGCCGTCACGCCGTTCCTCAGGCTGGAGGGACGCACCGGGGCGGAGCTGACCGGGCTGGCCTTCTCGCCGGGCGGCGAGCGGCTCTACTTCTCGGCCAGGCGCGGCCGCACCGAGGGCCACACGTTCGAGGTGGCGGGGCCGTTCCGCGCCTGA
- a CDS encoding YciI family protein encodes MARYVLHMAFDDAPSRLAARPAHRDHLRRLKDQGRLVTAGPWADDTGAMHVYEVADEAELRDILREDPYTAVGGYEIVLMKEWAPIM; translated from the coding sequence ATGGCGAGATACGTACTCCACATGGCCTTCGACGACGCCCCCAGCCGCCTGGCGGCCCGCCCCGCGCACCGGGATCATCTGCGGCGGCTCAAGGACCAGGGACGGCTGGTGACCGCCGGACCCTGGGCGGACGACACGGGGGCGATGCACGTGTACGAGGTGGCGGACGAGGCCGAGCTGCGCGACATCCTCCGGGAGGACCCGTACACGGCGGTGGGCGGCTACGAGATCGTGCTCATGAAGGAGTGGGCTCCCATCATGTAG
- a CDS encoding DNA starvation/stationary phase protection protein — translation MAAITGPLSGEAKNTVAEALQGALVDLIDLSLVAKQAHWNLIGPHFRSIHLQLDELTDLARTHMDTIAERAVAIGANPDGRSATVARATKLQQPESGWLEDGKVVATITDLLDGVSKRMHERVRTTEEADPVSQDLIISVAQDVDKQHWMFQAMG, via the coding sequence ATGGCCGCGATCACCGGCCCCCTTTCGGGCGAGGCCAAGAACACCGTCGCGGAGGCTCTGCAGGGTGCCCTGGTCGATCTCATCGACCTCTCGCTGGTCGCCAAGCAAGCACACTGGAACCTCATCGGCCCGCACTTCCGTTCGATCCATCTCCAGCTCGACGAGCTCACCGACCTGGCCAGAACGCACATGGACACCATCGCCGAACGCGCCGTCGCGATCGGCGCCAACCCGGACGGCCGTTCCGCCACGGTCGCCAGGGCCACGAAGCTCCAGCAGCCGGAGTCCGGCTGGCTGGAGGACGGCAAGGTGGTGGCGACGATCACCGACCTCCTGGACGGCGTCAGCAAGCGGATGCACGAGCGTGTCCGGACGACCGAGGAGGCCGACCCCGTCAGCCAGGACCTGATCATCTCGGTGGCGCAGGACGTCGACAAGCAGCACTGGATGTTCCAGGCCATGGGCTGA
- the mmuM gene encoding homocysteine S-methyltransferase, which translates to MTALVLDGGLSTQLERLGADLGDELWSARLLLEQPELIRRVHADYFAAGADVATTASYQATIPGFLRRGLDVATAERLIRLSVELAAQARDEAGRGLVAASVGPYGAYLANGAEYTGDYGLDEEGLFEWHLPRWEILASAGADLLACETIPSYPEARALVRLLARTPGVKAWVSFSCRDRERLNDGTPIREAAALFGGNPQVVAVGANCTAPRHIPGLISCLAGGPPVVVYPNSGETWDAGHRRWLGLADPVEFGQAAKEWQKAGASLIGGCCRTTPEHIAQIRAHLS; encoded by the coding sequence GTGACTGCACTTGTCCTGGACGGCGGCCTGTCCACCCAGCTCGAACGGCTCGGCGCCGATCTCGGCGACGAGCTCTGGTCCGCGCGGCTGCTGCTGGAGCAGCCCGAGCTGATCAGGCGCGTGCACGCCGACTACTTCGCGGCGGGCGCCGACGTGGCCACGACCGCCAGCTATCAGGCCACGATCCCGGGCTTCCTGCGGCGCGGGCTGGACGTGGCGACGGCCGAGCGGCTGATCAGGCTGTCGGTGGAGCTCGCCGCCCAGGCGCGCGACGAGGCCGGTCGCGGGCTGGTGGCGGCCTCGGTCGGCCCGTACGGCGCCTACCTGGCCAACGGCGCCGAATACACCGGCGACTACGGCCTCGACGAGGAGGGCCTGTTCGAGTGGCATCTGCCGCGCTGGGAGATCCTCGCCTCGGCCGGGGCCGACCTGCTGGCCTGCGAGACGATCCCGTCGTACCCGGAGGCGCGGGCGCTGGTCAGGCTGCTGGCCCGCACGCCCGGCGTGAAGGCGTGGGTGAGTTTCTCCTGCCGCGATCGGGAGCGGCTCAACGACGGCACGCCGATCCGTGAGGCGGCCGCGCTGTTCGGCGGAAACCCGCAGGTGGTGGCCGTGGGCGCCAACTGCACCGCGCCGCGGCACATCCCCGGGCTGATCTCGTGCCTGGCCGGCGGGCCGCCCGTGGTGGTCTACCCCAACTCGGGCGAGACGTGGGACGCCGGGCACCGGCGCTGGCTGGGGCTGGCCGATCCGGTGGAGTTCGGGCAGGCCGCCAAGGAGTGGCAGAAGGCGGGGGCGTCGCTGATCGGCGGGTGCTGCCGTACGACTCCTGAGCACATCGCGCAGATCCGCGCCCACCTGTCCTGA
- a CDS encoding Crp/Fnr family transcriptional regulator yields the protein MTYTLADLPMFGGLDDGRLRGLEALARRRRYPAGQVLCTEGDPAEHLIVLLDGRVKAGRVSAEGREVVLAVESAPVAFDKTALLVDGPHRATRSALTAVEVAYLPRSTVLELVAAEPSVAARLLRTLAATVRDLDERLTDAAVRDVPSRVATWLVRRCAGGRVPLHAGQAGLGAEIGATRVSVNRALRGFERRGLIEIRAGEVIVVDPQALARLATIPAPAP from the coding sequence ATGACGTACACGCTGGCCGACCTGCCGATGTTCGGCGGGCTCGACGACGGGCGGCTGCGGGGGCTGGAGGCGCTGGCGCGGCGGCGGCGCTACCCGGCCGGGCAGGTGCTGTGCACCGAGGGCGATCCGGCTGAGCACCTGATCGTGCTGCTCGACGGGCGGGTGAAGGCCGGGCGGGTGAGCGCGGAGGGCAGGGAGGTGGTGCTGGCCGTGGAGAGCGCGCCGGTCGCGTTCGACAAGACGGCGCTCCTCGTGGACGGGCCGCACCGGGCGACCCGGTCGGCGCTGACGGCGGTGGAGGTGGCGTACCTGCCGCGCTCCACAGTGCTCGAGCTGGTCGCCGCCGAGCCGTCCGTCGCGGCGCGGCTGCTGCGCACGCTGGCCGCGACCGTGCGGGACCTCGACGAGCGGCTCACCGACGCGGCGGTGCGCGACGTGCCCTCACGCGTGGCCACCTGGCTGGTACGCCGGTGCGCGGGCGGCCGGGTGCCGCTCCACGCGGGGCAGGCGGGTCTGGGCGCCGAAATCGGCGCGACCAGGGTGAGCGTCAACCGGGCCCTGCGCGGGTTCGAGCGCCGGGGGCTGATCGAGATCCGCGCAGGCGAGGTGATCGTGGTCGACCCCCAGGCCCTCGCCCGCCTCGCAACCATCCCGGCCCCGGCTCCCTGA
- a CDS encoding MarR family winged helix-turn-helix transcriptional regulator — translation MTDPRWLDATEMAAWRAFLSTSHLLERRIEEQLKAAAGLTHPQYEILVRLAEAPRRQMRMTELSRGAVVSKSALTYQITQLEKAGLVERATCPGDERGVLAVLTDAGLRCLERVAPGHVEVVREYLIDRLSREELQAMTTAMQKTEAVLRSRR, via the coding sequence GTGACAGACCCCCGATGGCTGGACGCGACGGAGATGGCGGCGTGGCGCGCCTTCCTGTCCACTTCCCACCTGCTCGAGCGGCGTATCGAGGAGCAGCTCAAGGCCGCGGCCGGGCTGACGCATCCGCAGTACGAGATCCTGGTCCGGCTCGCCGAGGCGCCCCGACGTCAGATGCGCATGACCGAGCTGTCCAGGGGCGCCGTGGTGTCGAAGAGCGCGCTGACGTACCAGATCACCCAGCTCGAGAAGGCCGGCCTGGTGGAACGTGCCACATGCCCCGGCGACGAGCGCGGAGTGCTGGCGGTGCTGACCGACGCGGGCCTGCGCTGCCTGGAACGGGTGGCGCCGGGCCACGTGGAGGTCGTGCGCGAGTATCTGATCGACCGGCTCAGCCGGGAGGAGCTGCAGGCGATGACCACCGCCATGCAGAAGACCGAGGCGGTCCTGCGCTCCCGCCGGTGA
- a CDS encoding alpha/beta hydrolase, translating into MPLMPGAEPYHHDGGQVGVLLCHGFTGTPQSLRPWGEFLAGHGASVSLPRQPGHGTTWQEMNRTRWDDWYAEVEKAFADLQGRCQNVFVAGLSLGGCLALRLAEVHGSAISGVVVVNPSIANDVPLLRLAPLIKWFVPSVAGVANDVKKPGVTELAYARTPVKAAASLPTLWSLVQADLAKVTQPLLVFHSAEDHVVKPTSVAIIREKVTQATIEELTDSYHVATLDNDADRIFAGSLDFIRTHASVPLQRD; encoded by the coding sequence ATGCCGCTCATGCCAGGCGCGGAGCCCTACCACCACGACGGAGGCCAGGTCGGTGTGCTGCTCTGCCATGGGTTCACCGGCACCCCGCAGTCGCTGAGGCCATGGGGGGAGTTCCTGGCCGGGCACGGGGCGAGCGTCTCGCTGCCCCGCCAGCCCGGGCACGGCACCACGTGGCAGGAGATGAACAGGACGCGCTGGGACGACTGGTACGCCGAGGTGGAGAAGGCGTTCGCGGACCTCCAGGGACGCTGCCAGAATGTGTTCGTGGCGGGGCTGTCTCTCGGGGGCTGCCTGGCGCTGCGCCTCGCCGAGGTGCACGGCTCGGCGATCAGCGGCGTGGTGGTGGTCAACCCGTCGATCGCGAACGACGTGCCGCTGCTCAGGCTCGCTCCGCTGATCAAGTGGTTCGTGCCGTCGGTGGCCGGCGTCGCGAACGACGTCAAGAAGCCCGGCGTGACCGAGCTGGCCTACGCCCGCACCCCCGTGAAGGCGGCCGCGTCGCTGCCCACGCTATGGTCGCTGGTGCAGGCTGACCTGGCGAAGGTGACACAGCCGCTGCTGGTGTTCCACAGCGCGGAGGACCACGTGGTCAAGCCGACGAGCGTGGCGATCATCCGCGAGAAGGTCACGCAGGCCACGATCGAGGAGCTTACCGATAGCTACCATGTTGCGACGCTGGACAACGATGCCGACAGGATCTTTGCCGGGAGCCTCGACTTCATCCGGACACATGCCTCGGTACCCTTGCAGAGGGACTGA
- a CDS encoding DoxX family protein, protein MIDQARPVVLLLARIAIGVIFLVHGYQKFATMGIAGTTKFFEAAGIPLASVAAPAVAVLEVVGGLALILGAALPIAGTLLALDMVGAIVFVHASGGFAVGEGGYEYVLALAAASLAIGFTGGGALALDSVLGRRRGAAAVSA, encoded by the coding sequence ATGATCGACCAGGCCCGCCCCGTCGTCCTGCTCCTCGCGAGGATCGCCATCGGAGTGATCTTCCTCGTGCACGGCTACCAGAAGTTCGCGACCATGGGGATCGCGGGCACGACGAAGTTCTTCGAGGCAGCGGGCATCCCGCTGGCGTCGGTGGCCGCTCCGGCCGTGGCGGTGCTGGAGGTGGTGGGCGGCCTGGCGCTGATCCTCGGTGCGGCGCTGCCGATCGCGGGCACGCTGCTGGCCCTCGACATGGTGGGCGCCATCGTGTTCGTGCACGCCTCGGGCGGCTTCGCCGTCGGCGAGGGCGGCTACGAGTACGTCCTGGCGCTGGCGGCCGCCAGCCTGGCCATCGGCTTCACGGGCGGGGGCGCGCTGGCCCTCGACAGCGTCCTGGGCCGCCGCCGCGGCGCCGCGGCGGTGTCTGCCTAG
- a CDS encoding ROK family glucokinase, protein MLTIGVDIGGTKVAAGVVDDKGQIVEHTLRPTAADRPDVVAETVADVVRELSAGRTIEAVGVGAAGFVDETRSMIRFAPNLAWRDEPLQKKISDLVGLPVVIENDANAMAWGETRFGAGRGQSHVVCVTLGTGIGGGLVFDGVLYRGRWGMGAEMGHMQVLPGGRQCGCGNVGCWEQYASGQALVKDAREIADAHPEQAKILLGLAGGKIEGEEVTEAARLGDEASLAAFASLADWLGQGMADLAGVLDPGCFIVGGGVSRAADLFIDRARQAFAERVTGHGHRPLAEIRLAELGASAGVVGAADLARLR, encoded by the coding sequence ATGCTCACGATCGGTGTCGACATCGGCGGGACCAAGGTGGCCGCCGGTGTGGTCGACGACAAGGGCCAGATCGTCGAACACACGCTCAGGCCCACCGCCGCCGACCGTCCCGACGTGGTGGCCGAGACGGTCGCCGACGTCGTTCGCGAGCTGAGCGCGGGCAGGACCATCGAGGCCGTCGGGGTCGGCGCAGCCGGGTTCGTCGACGAGACCCGCTCGATGATCCGCTTCGCTCCCAACCTCGCCTGGCGCGACGAGCCGCTGCAGAAGAAGATCAGCGACCTCGTCGGCCTGCCGGTCGTGATCGAGAACGACGCCAACGCGATGGCCTGGGGCGAGACCAGGTTCGGCGCCGGACGGGGCCAGTCCCACGTGGTCTGCGTCACGCTCGGCACCGGCATCGGCGGCGGCCTCGTCTTCGACGGCGTCCTCTACCGCGGCCGCTGGGGCATGGGCGCCGAGATGGGCCACATGCAGGTCCTGCCCGGAGGGCGGCAGTGCGGCTGCGGCAACGTCGGCTGCTGGGAGCAGTACGCCAGCGGCCAGGCCCTCGTCAAGGACGCCAGGGAGATCGCCGACGCGCACCCCGAACAGGCGAAGATCCTGCTCGGACTGGCCGGCGGCAAGATCGAGGGCGAGGAGGTGACCGAGGCCGCGCGGCTGGGCGACGAGGCCTCGCTGGCCGCGTTCGCCAGCCTGGCCGACTGGCTGGGCCAGGGCATGGCCGATCTGGCCGGCGTCCTCGACCCCGGCTGCTTCATCGTGGGCGGCGGTGTCTCCCGTGCCGCCGACCTGTTCATCGACCGGGCGCGGCAGGCCTTCGCCGAGCGGGTGACCGGCCACGGCCACCGGCCGCTCGCCGAGATCAGGCTGGCCGAGCTGGGCGCCTCCGCGGGGGTGGTGGGCGCGGCCGACCTGGCCAGGCTGCGCTGA
- a CDS encoding endonuclease/exonuclease/phosphatase family protein, with translation MRDSVPALTRVITALRADVLCVQEAPRLRKSRRAALAAGAGLRVATPGRVGGVAVFAGPRVRVLHAESHALRVFLGLERRALALAVLEVDGARLAVGSLHLDLNGPARVHHAAEAVALMERAAGRFGATIVLGGDLNEQAYQPAWRFLAARLADCYAVAPEGDGLTFTAARPALRIDGVFAARDARVVSCGGADAPITDLAGASDHLPVIAELRVGH, from the coding sequence ATGCGCGACAGCGTGCCCGCGTTGACCAGGGTGATCACCGCCCTGCGCGCCGACGTGCTCTGCGTGCAGGAGGCACCCAGGCTCAGGAAGTCCCGGCGTGCCGCTCTGGCCGCCGGGGCGGGCCTGCGCGTCGCCACGCCCGGCCGGGTCGGCGGCGTGGCCGTGTTCGCCGGCCCGCGCGTCAGGGTGCTGCACGCCGAGAGCCACGCGCTGCGGGTCTTCCTCGGGCTGGAGCGGCGCGCGCTCGCGCTCGCCGTGCTGGAGGTGGACGGCGCCCGCCTGGCGGTCGGCTCACTCCATCTGGATCTGAACGGCCCGGCCAGGGTGCACCACGCCGCCGAGGCCGTCGCGCTCATGGAGCGGGCGGCCGGCCGCTTCGGGGCCACGATCGTGCTCGGCGGCGACCTCAACGAGCAGGCCTACCAGCCCGCCTGGCGTTTTCTCGCCGCGCGGCTGGCCGACTGCTACGCCGTGGCGCCCGAGGGCGACGGCCTGACGTTCACGGCCGCCCGGCCCGCGCTCCGCATCGACGGCGTGTTCGCCGCGCGCGACGCGCGGGTCGTGTCGTGCGGGGGAGCGGACGCCCCGATCACCGATCTGGCCGGAGCCAGCGACCATCTGCCGGTTATCGCAGAGTTGCGAGTTGGGCACTAA